Proteins encoded together in one Telopea speciosissima isolate NSW1024214 ecotype Mountain lineage chromosome 4, Tspe_v1, whole genome shotgun sequence window:
- the LOC122657809 gene encoding CCR4-NOT transcription complex subunit 9-like isoform X1, with the protein MADNEELQEEPWEERTLNLLHDSKIDQELSASKSRKRGRKKHSMKWMKTPMAIPEVIVELQDQELRETALRCLSSFLVEKREEDPENYNRTGYFLYNSCGTMAILLQEVIMFYGKMTDGSLNVRSAKRLANVLTLFQSIAANPETRHNFVNSFMPNYLIPLILFETPLEIYEIVRAMALSVVGILCQARESKIIQWAINNAMVEICRVSIQIGNELSKVIAMHILEAILQDWSGISYVCSPTSDNLVKGLMQTWGRLVAYLAEDQDFSPRLLFHIMRCSFLLCQHRRGYNIVMDNLPVQIVDGSFQDMLEEFPVIRCLLDELSLIVGKIEKCFPISSLHNILDWKPIEPLCH; encoded by the exons ATGGCTGACAACGAAGAACTCCAAGAGGAGCCATGGGAAGAACGAACCCTCAATCTCCTTCACGACTCCAAAATTGACCAAG AGCTTTCTGCGTCGAAATCCCGCAAAAGGGGACGAAAGAAACACAGTATGAAATGGATGAAAACCCCAATGGCCATCCCTGAAGTCATTGTGGAGCTTCAAGATCAAGAACTCCGAGAGACCGCCCTTAGATGTCTCAGTTCATTCCTCGTAgag aaaagggaagaagatccAGAGAACTACAACAGAACTGGGTACTTCTTGTACAACTCTTGTGGCACAATGGCCATATTATTACAG GAGGTGATTATGTTCTATGGAAAGATGACGGATGGGAGTCTCAATGTTAGATCTGCCAAGCGGCTTGCTAATGTTCTTACCCTATTTCAG AGTATTGCAGCTAATCCTGAAACAAGGCATAACTTTGTAAATT CTTTTATGCCCAACTACTTGATTCCTTTAATACTCTTTGAGACCCCATTGGAGATATATGAGATTGTCCGAGCAATGGCACTGTCTGTTGTTGGGATCTTATGCCAG GCTAGAGAATCGAAGATCATTCAATGGGCTATCAACAATGCTATGGTGGAAATATGTCGGGTTTCAATACAGATTGGGAATGAACTTTCCAAAGTG ATTGCAATGCACATTCTTGAAGCCATACTACAAGATTGGTCAGGCATATCTTATGTTTGTAGTCCAACAAGTGATAATCTTGTTAAAGGATTAATGCAAACGTGGGGACGTCTG GTTGCTTATTTGGCTGAGGATCAAGATTTCTCTCCAAGACTTCTTTTTCACATTATGAGAtgctcttttcttctctgtcaGCATAGGAG GGGATATAATATTGTGATGGACAATCTTCCAGTTCAGATCGTGGATGGTTCATTCCAGGACATGTTGGAG GAATTCCCTGTTATTCGATGTTTGCTTGACGAACTTTCACTGATCGTTGGCAAAATTGAGAAATGCTTCCCAATTTCTTCTCTACATAACATTCTAGACTGGAAGCCTATTGAGCCTCTATGTCATTAA
- the LOC122658943 gene encoding LOW QUALITY PROTEIN: cinnamoyl-CoA reductase-like SNL6 (The sequence of the model RefSeq protein was modified relative to this genomic sequence to represent the inferred CDS: inserted 1 base in 1 codon): MDHKKATVCILDASSYAGFWILKGLLSRGYKVHAAIQNNGETEIVRKIREMEKMEKEKLVXVDVLDYHSILVALKGCSALFCSLDNPDGYDDVMVDLEVRGTINVVEACAQTETIEKIVFSSSITAAIWRENICLEKDVDERSWSDPEFCRKMKLWYALAKTLSEQAAWALAMDRMLNMVSINAGVVLGSGVAQQNSLPTMSYLKGVAEMYENGVLAFVDVNFLADVHIRAFEDQSTCGRYLCFNQVINTDEEAMKLAQALSPIISLPPRYQCQESVTYTERLRKKKLHKLLEIAA, translated from the exons atggatcacaagaAGGCAACAGTGTGCATTCTTGATGCTTCTTCATATGCAGGCTTTTGGATACTAAAAGGGCTTTTAAGTAGGGGTTATAAAGTACATGCAGCCATCCAAAACAATG GAGAGACAGAGATAGTAAGGAAAATTAGAGAGATGgaaaagatggagaaggagaagctAG CTGTAGATGTTCTTGATTACCATAGCATTCTTGTTGCTTTGAAGGGTTGTTCTGCTTTGTTCTGTTCTTTGGATAATCCAGATGGATATGAT GATGTAATGGTGGATTTGGAGGTGAGAGGAACAATCAATGTGGTAGAGGCATGTGCACAAACAGAGACTATAGAGAAGATTGTCTTCAGTTCTTCTATAACTGCAGCAATTTGGAGGGAGAATATTTGCTTGGAGAAGGATGTAGATGAGAGGTCATGGAGTGATCCAGAGTTCTGCAGGAAAATGAAG TTATGGTATGCTTTAGCAAAGACACTATCCGAACAGGCTGCTTGGGCACTAGCAATGGATAGAATGTTGAACATGGTTTCCATTAATGCTGGAGTAGTTCTTGGGTCTGGTGTTGCTCAACAAAATTCTCTACCCACAATGTCCTATCTTAAAG GAGTGGCTGAGATGTATGAAAATGGAGTCCTAGCATTTGTTGATGTGAACTTTCTTGCTGATGTCCATATTCGAGCTTTCGAAGATCAGTCAACATGCGGACGGTACCTCTGCTTCAATCAGGTCATTAACACCGACGAAGAGGCTATGAAACTTGCACAAGCCTTGAGCCCTATTATCTCATTACCACCAAG GTATCAATGCCAAGAAAGTGTGACCTATACAGAGAGGCTGAGGAAAAAGAAATTACACAAGCTGTTAGAGATTGCTGCCTAA
- the LOC122657809 gene encoding CCR4-NOT transcription complex subunit 9-like isoform X2, which produces MADNEELQEEPWEERTLNLLHDSKIDQELSASKSRKRGRKKHSMKWMKTPMAIPEVIVELQDQELRETALRCLSSFLVEKREEDPENYNRTGYFLYNSCGTMAILLQEVIMFYGKMTDGSLNVRSAKRLANVLTLFQSIAANPETRHNFVNSFMPNYLIPLILFETPLEIYEIVRAMALSVVGILCQARESKIIQWAINNAMVEICRVSIQIGNELSKVIAMHILEAILQDWSGISYVCSPTSDNLVKGLMQTWGRLVAYLAEDQDFSPRLLFHIMRCSFLLCQHRRGYNIVMDNLPVQIVDGSFQDMLEVTYIETNGCEFSSVLCSLT; this is translated from the exons ATGGCTGACAACGAAGAACTCCAAGAGGAGCCATGGGAAGAACGAACCCTCAATCTCCTTCACGACTCCAAAATTGACCAAG AGCTTTCTGCGTCGAAATCCCGCAAAAGGGGACGAAAGAAACACAGTATGAAATGGATGAAAACCCCAATGGCCATCCCTGAAGTCATTGTGGAGCTTCAAGATCAAGAACTCCGAGAGACCGCCCTTAGATGTCTCAGTTCATTCCTCGTAgag aaaagggaagaagatccAGAGAACTACAACAGAACTGGGTACTTCTTGTACAACTCTTGTGGCACAATGGCCATATTATTACAG GAGGTGATTATGTTCTATGGAAAGATGACGGATGGGAGTCTCAATGTTAGATCTGCCAAGCGGCTTGCTAATGTTCTTACCCTATTTCAG AGTATTGCAGCTAATCCTGAAACAAGGCATAACTTTGTAAATT CTTTTATGCCCAACTACTTGATTCCTTTAATACTCTTTGAGACCCCATTGGAGATATATGAGATTGTCCGAGCAATGGCACTGTCTGTTGTTGGGATCTTATGCCAG GCTAGAGAATCGAAGATCATTCAATGGGCTATCAACAATGCTATGGTGGAAATATGTCGGGTTTCAATACAGATTGGGAATGAACTTTCCAAAGTG ATTGCAATGCACATTCTTGAAGCCATACTACAAGATTGGTCAGGCATATCTTATGTTTGTAGTCCAACAAGTGATAATCTTGTTAAAGGATTAATGCAAACGTGGGGACGTCTG GTTGCTTATTTGGCTGAGGATCAAGATTTCTCTCCAAGACTTCTTTTTCACATTATGAGAtgctcttttcttctctgtcaGCATAGGAG GGGATATAATATTGTGATGGACAATCTTCCAGTTCAGATCGTGGATGGTTCATTCCAGGACATGTTGGAGGTAACTTATATTGAAACTAATGGTTGTGAATTCTCTTCTG TTCTTTGTTCTTTAACTTGA